One genomic segment of Hevea brasiliensis isolate MT/VB/25A 57/8 chromosome 3, ASM3005281v1, whole genome shotgun sequence includes these proteins:
- the LOC110642614 gene encoding BEL1-like homeodomain protein 1 yields the protein MATYFHGNPEIQAAAAASASAEGLQTLVLMNPTYVQYSDTPPPPSSNNLLFLNSAANNLSPPPHLSHAHPNAQQFVGIPLDSHDTSTLHGLIPRIHYNLYNPVDPSTAARETPRAQQGLSLSLSSQQQPGYGSQAQAVSGEDIRVSGGSASSGSGVTNNGVSGIQGVLLSSKYLKAAQELLDEVVNVNNNGIKTELSKKGNGISGNNSNKVIGESSGGDGSAGGDAGGKRGAELTTAERQEIQMKKAKLISMLDEVEQRYRQYHHQMQIVISSFEQAAGIGSAKTYTALALQTISKQFRCLKDAITGQIKAANKSLGEEDCLGGKLEGSRLKFVDHHLRQQRALQQLGMIQHNAWRPQRGLPERSVSVLRAWLFDHFLHPYPKDSDKHMLAKQTGLTRSQVSNWFINARVRLWKPMVEEMYLEEIKEQERNGSEDKTSKSEQNENSASKSVLQEKGSVNDNQTKSFKSLDSSPNQNGPAISISTASTSPVAGNVRNHSGFSLIGSSEFEGITQGSPKRPRSTELIQSPTSVPSINMDVKPGETNNEQVSMKFGNERQSRDGYSFIGGQTNFIGGFGQYPIGELGRFDTEQFTPRFPGNAVSLTLGLPHCENLSLSGTHQSFLPNQSIQLGRRVEIGEPNEFGGINTSTPHSSTAYESINIQNRKRFAAQLLPDFVA from the exons ATGGCGACGTACTTTCATGGGAATCCGGAAATCCAAGCAGCAGCTGCAGCTTCAGCTTCAGCAGAAGGACTTCAAACCCTCGTCCTCATGAACCCTACTTATGTCCAATACTCCGATACTCCACCGCCACCGTCTTCCAACAACCTCCTCTTCCTCAACTCCGCCGCTAACAACCTTTCTCCTCCACCGCACCTCTCTCACGCGCATCCCAACGCCCAGCAATTTGTCGGCATACCTTTGGACTCCCATGACACTTCTACTTTGCATGGACTTATTCCGAGGATTCATTACAATCTCTACAACCCAGTTGACCCTTCCACGGCTGCGCGTGAAACTCCACGCGCTCAGCAAGGACTCTCTTTGAGCCTTTCGTCACAGCAGCAACCGGGTTATGGGTCACAGGCTCAAGCGGTGTCAGGTGAAGATATTAGGGTCTCTGGTGGGTCAGCATCCTCAGGTTCAGGGGTGACTAATAATGGGGTGTCTGGTATTCAAGGGGTGTTGTTGAGCTCCAAGTACTTGAAGGCCGCTCAGGAGCTCCTTGATGAGGTTGTTAATGTGAATAATAATGGGATTAAGACTGAATTGTCCAAGAAGGGTAATGGGATTAGCGGTAATAATAGCAACAAGGTGATTGGAGAATCATCAGGCGGAGATGGCTCAGCTGGTGGCGATGCCGGTGGGAAGCGCGGAGCAGAGCTTACCACGGCGGAGAGGCAAGAAATTCAGATGAAGAAGGCAAAGCTTATCAGCATGCTTGATGAG GTGGAGCAAAGGTACAGGCAGTATCATCACCAGATGCAGATAGTGATTTCGTCATTTGAACAAGCTGCAGGAATTGGTTCTGCAAAGACATACACAGCTCTTGCACTGCAAACCATCTCCAAGCAATTCCGGTGCTTAAAAGATGCAATAACAGGTCAAATTAAAGCAGCAAACAAGAGCCTAGGTGAAGAAGATTGCCTTGGAGGAAAGCTCGAAGGTTCAAGGCTCAAATTCGTCGATCATCACCTTCGACAACAACGAGCACTTCAACAGTTGGGAATGATCCAGCACAATGCTTGGAGACCCCAGAGAGGATTGCCAGAAAGATCAGTTTCAGTTCTTCGTGCCTGGCTTTTCGATCACTTTCTCCATCC TTATCCTAAAGATTCTGATAAGCACATGCTGGCCAAACAGACAGGGCTCACTAGGAGCCAG GTGTCTAATTGGTTCATAAATGCTCGAGTTCGGCTTTGGAAGCCAATGGTAGAAGAAATGTACTTGGAGGAAATTAAGGAGCAAGAACGGAATGGATCAGAGGACAAAACTAGCAAGAGCGAACAGAATGAAAATTCAGCTTCAAAATCAGTGCTGCAAGAGAAGGGTTCAGTTAATGATAATCAGACTAAAAGTTTCAAGTCCTTGGACAGTTCTCCAAACCAGAATGGTCCTGCAATTTCAATATCTACAGCTTCAACATCCCCTGTAGCAGGAAATGTACGAAACCACTCTGGCTTCTCCCTCATAGGGTCATCTGAATTTGAAGGGATCACACAAGGAAGTCCAAAGAGACCTAGAAGCACTGAGTTGATCCAATCCCCAACTAGTGTTCCATCCATAAACATGGATGTCAAGCCTGGCGAAACGAACAATGAACAGGTTTCAATGAAGTTTGGCAATGAGAGGCAGAGCAGGGATGGCTACTCATTCATTGGAGGCCAAACCAACTTCATTGGAGGTTTCGGGCAATACCCAATAGGGGAACTTGGAAGGTTTGACACAGAACAGTTCACACCAAGGTTTCCTGGGAATGCTGTTTCTCTCACTCTTGGCCTTCCCCATTGTGAAAACCTATCCTTATCAGGCACCCATCAAAGCTTTCTTCCCAACCAGAGCATTCAATTGGGAAGGAGAGTAGAAATTGGCGAACCGAATGAGTTCGGAGGCATTAACACATCCACACCTCACTCTTCAACTGCCTACGAAAGCATCAACATTCAGAACAGAAAGAGGTTTGCAGCACAACTGCTGCCAGACTTTGTGGCCTGA
- the LOC110642616 gene encoding BTB/POZ domain-containing protein At3g05675 isoform X1, producing MALSRIGDRSTSDVVVRLRTQEGRDDWFYCHSHILVEKSKYFADRLSENWPTCQIIDSRNCVEVHCEEADFDHFVNFVRLLYVAIDGSSDDIWHGVKNALGILQVAVELGCPQIVTACVNYLEAVPWEEAEEEEILRVIPGMGSQAEPILARLRPVNSSTIRRIFLSAVQFATSSPPSPMNNLKTSAQEQLEYMLTEDDDAPLLSADDEIKSIVKECVKGLFCRFNNLLDTFLFKPVESVSESGKMQSFHCHLSDMSWACQILSKLEIIFEFVNSWVDASDKVLQVVKHASSAGEIIETKLKVIEVTSKVLEAIGYGTVILPTAKRLHVVKAWLPFVRVSKPLIDSVTTNDEEAMELKMDGEMWQSLESAFVSIVLALPSGDQAEILTEWLGNEHIHYPDFTEAFEVWCYRSKIAKRRLAYIKENHGQTFMGFHFYSSNLIGYMHQKIIFANKVTCLCNLGLNGT from the exons ATG GCACTGAGTAGGATTGGTGACCGATCAACCAGTGATGTTGTCGTAAGGCTACGAACGCAGGAAGGCCGAGATGATTGGTTTTATTGTCATTCTCATATCCTGGTAGAGAAGAGCAAGTATTTTGCTGACCGTCTTTCTGAGAACTGGCCAACTTGCCAGATCATTGACTCACGGAATTGTGTTGAAGTCCACTGTGAAGAAGCAGATTTTGATCACTTTGTCAATTTTGTTCGCCTTCTATATGTTGCTATAGATGGCTCATCAGATGACATATGGCATGGTGTGAAGAATGCCCTTGGTATTCTGCAGGTGGCTGTTGAACTTGGGTGCCCACAAATTGTTACCGCTTGTGTGAATTACTTAGAAGCAGTCCCTTGGGAAGAAGCAGAGGAGGAGGAGATTCTAAGGGTCATACCAGGCATGGGATCACAAGCAGAGCCAATTCTTGCCCGTCTTCGACCCGTTAATTCATCAACTATAAGGAGAATTTTTCTGTCAGCTGTTCAGTTTGCCACATCATCACCTCCTTCACCCATGAATAATCTTAAAACTTCTGCACAAGAGCAGCTGGAGTACATGCTTACTGAAGATGATGATGCCCCTCTATTAAGTGCTGATGATGAGATAAAATCTATTGTAAAAGAATGTGTGAAGGGACTATTTTGCAGATTTAACAACCTACTGGACACTTTCTTATTTAAACCTGTAGAATCAGTTTCTGAGTCAGGGAAAATGCAATCATTTCATTGTCATCTATCGGATATGTCATGGGCCTGTCAAATTTTAAGCAAGTTGGAAATCATATTTGAATTTGTCAACAGTTGGGTAGATGCATCCGATAAGGTACTTCAAGTTGTCAAACATGCTAGTTCAGCAGGTGAAATAATTGAGACAAAGTTGAAGGTTATTGAGGTGACATCAAAGGTTTTAGAAGCAATAGGGTATGGCACTGTTATATTGCCTACTGCAAAGCGGCTTCATGTGGTGAAGGCTTGGCTTCCATTTGTGAGGGTTTCAAAACCTTTAATTGATTCTGTGACAACTAATGATGAGGAAGCTATGGAGCTTAAGATGGATGGTGAGATGTGGCAGTCCTTGGAATCTGCATTTGTTTCAATAGTTCTTGCATTGCCTTCAGGAGACCAGGCAGAGATTTTGACTGAATGGTTGGGGAATGAGCATATTCACTATCCAGACTTTACTGAAGCATTTGAGGTTTGGTGTTACAGGTCCAAGATTGCCAAGAGAAGACTAGCATATATAAAGGAAAACCATG GGCAGACCTTTATGGGGTTCCACTTCTATTCATCTAATCTCATAGGATACATGCATCAGAAAATTATATTTGCAAACAAGGTGACTTGTCTGTGTAACCTTGGTCTGAATGGGACGTGA
- the LOC110642616 gene encoding BTB/POZ domain-containing protein At3g05675 isoform X3 → MALSRIGDRSTSDVVVRLRTQEGRDDWFYCHSHILVEKSKYFADRLSENWPTCQIIDSRNCVEVHCEEADFDHFVNFVRLLYVAIDGSSDDIWHGVKNALGILQVAVELGCPQIVTACVNYLEAVPWEEAEEEEILRVIPGMGSQAEPILARLRPVNSSTIRRIFLSAVQFATSSPPSPMNNLKTSAQEQLEYMLTEDDDAPLLSADDEIKSIVKECVKGLFCRFNNLLDTFLFKPVESVSESGKMQSFHCHLSDMSWACQILSKLEIIFEFVNSWVDASDKVLQVVKHASSAGEIIETKLKVIEVTSKVLEAIGYGTVILPTAKRLHVVKAWLPFVRVSKPLIDSVTTNDEEAMELKMDGEMWQSLESAFVSIVLALPSGDQAEILTEWLGNEHIHYPDFTEAFEVWCYRSKIAKRRLAYIKENHGMTDTL, encoded by the exons ATG GCACTGAGTAGGATTGGTGACCGATCAACCAGTGATGTTGTCGTAAGGCTACGAACGCAGGAAGGCCGAGATGATTGGTTTTATTGTCATTCTCATATCCTGGTAGAGAAGAGCAAGTATTTTGCTGACCGTCTTTCTGAGAACTGGCCAACTTGCCAGATCATTGACTCACGGAATTGTGTTGAAGTCCACTGTGAAGAAGCAGATTTTGATCACTTTGTCAATTTTGTTCGCCTTCTATATGTTGCTATAGATGGCTCATCAGATGACATATGGCATGGTGTGAAGAATGCCCTTGGTATTCTGCAGGTGGCTGTTGAACTTGGGTGCCCACAAATTGTTACCGCTTGTGTGAATTACTTAGAAGCAGTCCCTTGGGAAGAAGCAGAGGAGGAGGAGATTCTAAGGGTCATACCAGGCATGGGATCACAAGCAGAGCCAATTCTTGCCCGTCTTCGACCCGTTAATTCATCAACTATAAGGAGAATTTTTCTGTCAGCTGTTCAGTTTGCCACATCATCACCTCCTTCACCCATGAATAATCTTAAAACTTCTGCACAAGAGCAGCTGGAGTACATGCTTACTGAAGATGATGATGCCCCTCTATTAAGTGCTGATGATGAGATAAAATCTATTGTAAAAGAATGTGTGAAGGGACTATTTTGCAGATTTAACAACCTACTGGACACTTTCTTATTTAAACCTGTAGAATCAGTTTCTGAGTCAGGGAAAATGCAATCATTTCATTGTCATCTATCGGATATGTCATGGGCCTGTCAAATTTTAAGCAAGTTGGAAATCATATTTGAATTTGTCAACAGTTGGGTAGATGCATCCGATAAGGTACTTCAAGTTGTCAAACATGCTAGTTCAGCAGGTGAAATAATTGAGACAAAGTTGAAGGTTATTGAGGTGACATCAAAGGTTTTAGAAGCAATAGGGTATGGCACTGTTATATTGCCTACTGCAAAGCGGCTTCATGTGGTGAAGGCTTGGCTTCCATTTGTGAGGGTTTCAAAACCTTTAATTGATTCTGTGACAACTAATGATGAGGAAGCTATGGAGCTTAAGATGGATGGTGAGATGTGGCAGTCCTTGGAATCTGCATTTGTTTCAATAGTTCTTGCATTGCCTTCAGGAGACCAGGCAGAGATTTTGACTGAATGGTTGGGGAATGAGCATATTCACTATCCAGACTTTACTGAAGCATTTGAGGTTTGGTGTTACAGGTCCAAGATTGCCAAGAGAAGACTAGCATATATAAAGGAAAACCATGGTATGACAGACACACTTTGA
- the LOC110642616 gene encoding BTB/POZ domain-containing protein At3g05675 isoform X2, with translation MALSRIGDRSTSDVVVRLRTQEGRDDWFYCHSHILVEKSKYFADRLSENWPTCQIIDSRNCVEVHCEEADFDHFVNFVRLLYVAIDGSSDDIWHGVKNALGILQVAVELGCPQIVTACVNYLEAVPWEEAEEEEILRVIPGMGSQAEPILARLRPVNSSTIRRIFLSAVQFATSSPPSPMNNLKTSAQEQLEYMLTEDDDAPLLSADDEIKSIVKECVKGLFCRFNNLLDTFLFKPVESVSESGKMQSFHCHLSDMSWACQILSKLEIIFEFVNSWVDASDKVLQVVKHASSAGEIIETKLKVIEVTSKVLEAIGYGTVILPTAKRLHVVKAWLPFVRVSKPLIDSVTTNDEEAMELKMDGEMWQSLESAFVSIVLALPSGDQAEILTEWLGNEHIHYPDFTEAFEVWCYRSKIAKRRLAYIKENHDLYGVPLLFI, from the exons ATG GCACTGAGTAGGATTGGTGACCGATCAACCAGTGATGTTGTCGTAAGGCTACGAACGCAGGAAGGCCGAGATGATTGGTTTTATTGTCATTCTCATATCCTGGTAGAGAAGAGCAAGTATTTTGCTGACCGTCTTTCTGAGAACTGGCCAACTTGCCAGATCATTGACTCACGGAATTGTGTTGAAGTCCACTGTGAAGAAGCAGATTTTGATCACTTTGTCAATTTTGTTCGCCTTCTATATGTTGCTATAGATGGCTCATCAGATGACATATGGCATGGTGTGAAGAATGCCCTTGGTATTCTGCAGGTGGCTGTTGAACTTGGGTGCCCACAAATTGTTACCGCTTGTGTGAATTACTTAGAAGCAGTCCCTTGGGAAGAAGCAGAGGAGGAGGAGATTCTAAGGGTCATACCAGGCATGGGATCACAAGCAGAGCCAATTCTTGCCCGTCTTCGACCCGTTAATTCATCAACTATAAGGAGAATTTTTCTGTCAGCTGTTCAGTTTGCCACATCATCACCTCCTTCACCCATGAATAATCTTAAAACTTCTGCACAAGAGCAGCTGGAGTACATGCTTACTGAAGATGATGATGCCCCTCTATTAAGTGCTGATGATGAGATAAAATCTATTGTAAAAGAATGTGTGAAGGGACTATTTTGCAGATTTAACAACCTACTGGACACTTTCTTATTTAAACCTGTAGAATCAGTTTCTGAGTCAGGGAAAATGCAATCATTTCATTGTCATCTATCGGATATGTCATGGGCCTGTCAAATTTTAAGCAAGTTGGAAATCATATTTGAATTTGTCAACAGTTGGGTAGATGCATCCGATAAGGTACTTCAAGTTGTCAAACATGCTAGTTCAGCAGGTGAAATAATTGAGACAAAGTTGAAGGTTATTGAGGTGACATCAAAGGTTTTAGAAGCAATAGGGTATGGCACTGTTATATTGCCTACTGCAAAGCGGCTTCATGTGGTGAAGGCTTGGCTTCCATTTGTGAGGGTTTCAAAACCTTTAATTGATTCTGTGACAACTAATGATGAGGAAGCTATGGAGCTTAAGATGGATGGTGAGATGTGGCAGTCCTTGGAATCTGCATTTGTTTCAATAGTTCTTGCATTGCCTTCAGGAGACCAGGCAGAGATTTTGACTGAATGGTTGGGGAATGAGCATATTCACTATCCAGACTTTACTGAAGCATTTGAGGTTTGGTGTTACAGGTCCAAGATTGCCAAGAGAAGACTAGCATATATAAAGGAAAACCATG ACCTTTATGGGGTTCCACTTCTATTCATCTAA